The proteins below are encoded in one region of Lactuca sativa cultivar Salinas chromosome 3, Lsat_Salinas_v11, whole genome shotgun sequence:
- the LOC111909080 gene encoding tetrahydroberberine oxidase: MKKSQLSSSVLLMVLTFLLSVSWATSLSSSSSGDLISCLLSKSNNVTTVSQLIFTPVNASFLPIWQVAVQNTRFLKPSTRRPSVIVTPMEETLIQTCVYCAKKHGYEIRIRSGGHDYEGLSYTADVPFVMLDFTNMRSIDVDVAKRTAWVQAGATLGELYYKISRETDTLYFPAGVCPTVGVGGYMGGGGYGNLLRKYGTAADNVLDARFMDVDGNILDRKSMGEDLFWAIRGGGSSSFGIVLAWKLSLVPVPKKVTVFILNKTLEQGATEIFHKYQYVAPNIDRNLHIRTQVFAEYIGNTTKKTIRIMFEGIYQGTTDTLLPLLYRKFPELGVTREICEEIRMVQSTLVFWGLPSSTPTEILTNRSAIAKLNNKSKSDYTRAPIPIKGLKKIWRKLMQNDESALLMINPFGGRMADFSETAIPYPHRAGVFLQILKTVNFNGQPSDTTPTSLRRIAWLRSLDALMTPYVSNNPREAYSNYNDLDLGVGSANYKEASVWGERYWKRDNFKKLIRIKAKVDPHNFFRRPQSIPVF, translated from the coding sequence ATGAAGAAGTCTCAACTTAGTTCTTCAGTTTTGCTCATGGTTCTAACTTTCTTGCTTTCTGTTTCATGGGCAACGTCCTTATCATCCTCAAGTTCTGGCGATCTAATAAGCTGCCTACTGTCCAAATCCAACAATGTGACTACCGTCTCTCAACTCATTTTCACCCCTGTCAATGCTTCCTTCCTACCCATTTGGCAAGTGGCAGTTCAAAACACCAGGTTCCTTAAGCCCTCCACACGTAGACCATCAGTGATCGTGACACCTATGGAGGAAACCCTTATACAAACATGTGTATACTGCGCCAAGAAACACGGGTACGAGATCAGGATCAGGAGTGGGGGCCATGACTACGAGGGCCTCTCATACACTGCTGATGTTCCCTTTGTTATGCTTGATTTCACCAACATGAGGTCTATAGACGTGGACGTAGCAAAAAGGACTGCTTGGGTCCAAGCAGGCGCTACGCTTGGTGAACTCTACTACAAAATTTCGCGAGAGACCGATACCTTGTATTTCCCGGCAGGTGTTTGCCCAACGGTGGGTGTTGGTGGTTACATGGGCGGTGGTGGCTACGGAAACCTGTTGAGGAAATACGGTACTGCTGCAGATAATGTTCTGGATGCTCGCTTCATGGATGTTGATGGGAATATTCTCGACAGGAAATCAATGGGAGAAGATTTGTTTTGGGCGATCCGAGGAGGTGGTTCTTCAAGTTTCGGAATTGTTCTTGCATGGAAGCTGAGCTTGGTTCCAGTTCCAAAAAAAGTAACCGTCTTTATACTGAATAAAACTTTGGAACAAGGGGCTACCGAAATCTTCCATAAATATCAATACGTTGCACCGAATATCGATAGAAATTTGCACATAAGAACTCAAGTTTTTGCCGAATATATCGGCAACACCACCAAGAAAACCATAAGAATTATGTTTGAAGGAATATATCAGGGCACAACCGACACATTGCTTCCGTTGCTTTACAGAAAATTTCCAGAGCTCGGTGTTACCCGAGAGATTTGTGAAGAAATTAGAATGGTGCAGTCGACCCTTGTGTTTTGGGGGTTGCCAAGCTCAACCCCGACCGAGATTCTGACGAACCGATCTGCCATTGCCAAGCTGAACAACAAAAGCAAATCAGACTACACCCGCGCACCCATCCCCATAAAAGGACTCAAGAAGATATGGAGAAAGCTTATGCAAAACGATGAATCGGCGCTTCTGATGATCAATCCATTTGGCGGAAGGATGGCTGATTTCTCAGAGACAGCAATTCCGTATCCTCATAGAGCGGGGGTGTTTTTACAAATTCTAAAGACTGTCAATTTTAACGGTCAACCTTCAGACACAACACCTACATCCCTCAGGAGGATAGCTTGGCTGCGAAGCTTGGATGCTTTAATGACGCCTTATGTGTCAAACAACCCCAGAGAGGCATACTCCAACTACAATGATCTGGATTTGGGTGTTGGAAGTGCTAACTACAAAGAAGCAAGTGTTTGGGGTGAGAGATACTGGAAGAGGGACAACTTCAAGAAGTTGATTCGAATCAAGGCCAAAGTCGATCCTCACAATTTCTTTAGGCGCCCACAGAGTATTCCTGTTTTCTAA